One Coffea eugenioides isolate CCC68of chromosome 2, Ceug_1.0, whole genome shotgun sequence genomic window, ACGACCGTAAATTCTTGCTTTTCCGACAGATCAACATCGTCACCGTCAACAGCTCTCCACTCGAAATGCCAAATCAAATTAGCCACGAAGTACTCCAAATGCAACAGAGCCAGGTTCGAGCCAGGACACACTCTCCTTCCAGCGCCAAATGGCATCATCTTTATCTCTTTACTCCCAGTAACATCGAACAGCTGACCTTCGCTATTGTCCCCAGCCATTTTTTCCTCTAAAAATCTCTCAGGCCTGAATTCCATAGGACTTTCCCACACTTTCGGGTCCCAGCCCATCTCTGCCACCATGAAATTCACAGTAGCGTTCTTGGGAACTACATAACCCTCCAACTCCACAGCTTCAGTGACCGAATGGGGCAGCACAAAGTGCCCAGGAGGGTGACGCCTGAGCCCCTCCAGCACCACTGCTTTCAGGTAAGGTATTTTCTGTAAGTCCTCTTCCTTCACCTCCTCCGTCTCCTTCAAACCGTCCCCGGACGACGACGACGATGACAAAGACAAAGACAAAGGTGGTGGCGGGCCGACAACCTCCACTATCTCTCTGTAAAGCTTGTTCTGAACGGCAGGGTACTTCACCAAGTTGGCCATAATCCACTGCAGCGCAGTTGACGTAGTATCAGTGCCCGCATTCAGAAATTCGGAACACAGCGTCACCATCTCCCCCTCACTAAGTTCCCTTTTCTCGTCCGGCAATTTCAAGCCCGCCAGGGTATCCACATATGCCACcacttcttcctcctcctcttctttATCATCATCGTTACGCCGCTGTCGTTTTGCTTCAATTCGGGCTCTAATCAAAGGAACCAGCAATTTTTCTTGATCTTCCCGTAATTTCAGAAGCTCCTTCCATTGGCTGCGAAACAGAATCTTCCCCAATCTAGGCAAGAAATTGAGAATATTATAGCGGCCAAAACTCAGCAGCGCCCGACGCATCAAACTCTCAACCTCCTGAATTTTTGTCTCTGTGAGCTTGTCCCCGAAGCACATGAGCAGCAGCAGACAGAACATGGCGTAGCGGAAGTGACCGACCACCGTCCTGTCCATATTGGCGGGCTCATCAGCAGCATGATTTTGGTGGAGAAATCGTTGGAAGAGGATGCCTAAGACCCAGCGGCGGGCCCGGGTGTATGACTGGACCCGAGACGGGTGGAGAATCTCGGAAGTGAGGTTTCGGCGGAGAAGGCGCCAGGTGGGGCCGTAACGGGCGGAGCTGATGTTATGCTGGTTGCTGTTGAAGATTTTGGCGGTGGGAAGAGATTTTGGGCGGTCGGAGAAGACAGCGCCGTTCTGGACAAGGGCTCTGTGGGCCAAGGAGTGACTTGCGACGAATATGGAGGGGCGAGACCCGATTCTGAGAGAGATGAGGGGGCCGTACTTGGCTTTCAATCTTTGAAGGACGGGTTCTATATCGGCGAAGGACATGCGGAGCCATAAGAAGCTGCCGATGACTGGGATGGTGTAGGGTCCCGGAGGGAGCTTGTCTTGGGTGTTGTTAGAGGAGGAGAGCAGGCTAAGGAGGGATTTAAGGATTGCAGAGATGCAGAGGGAGACGACGATGATGAACCAATACGTCTCCATTGTTTTGTTTTCCGGTTTTCCCAGTACCCCAGTTTCAAGATTAAATAAAAGATTGGGACTGGGAGAGCTtccctttcctttccttttctttccttcccggtggtctattttattttattggtcTTGTGGTCTAGTCGTCGACTCGTGGTTGAGTGGAGGACAAGACAAATGGAAACAGACACCGGCGGGTAAATCATAAATGTCGACAAGACAAATGGAAACAGACACCAGCGGGTAGCGTCCATACTCCATAGTCCATACCACACTTGACACtccggaggaggaggaggaggaggaggataaTATATATACTACTATTATATGTGATACtaaaatgaaagagaaagtaGTAGTGATATAATAGGAAAGACGACGTGATTATTATGCTGAATCAAACTATAATatattgtgtttggattgcatttttcgtcatttttcatggaataaTTTctatagcgatttgatatatgtgaggaaaaaaggtgaTAGAAAATGTGATTACGaaaaacgacaatattttccgacggaaacaagcaattCAAGCATGACCTTAGTTTAGATGCGATACTCAAAATCTGGGATTATTGATTGATTGCGTCAAAATTTGTGGTACtatttctttttatgttttgttAGTTTGGTTTAGTGTTTACGTTTATTTCATGGGAAGATATGTTTTGTTGGTTTCGTACACCGCACCAGCCCTTGATCCCCTACGCGCACATAATACAGAATGTTTGAGTAAAACTACGGATTTCAAAGCGTAGATAGTTGCATACTACCAAGTACGTACATTTGAAAAATACACTAAATTAATAATACGTACAATAACAATATATAATTTTGACATCCCCTGTCACGCTGTAAACTTAGTTTTAATTTCTATAATTGTGTACGAAATGTGAAATTAGAGATCTTAAGTTTAAATTCCTTCTCGCCTTCTCTCTTCCTACTTTTTAAATTCTACaattttcttattaaaaaaactaaactaattaaattgctGTCATATTATtgacattatatatatatatacacacacacacgtaTAAACTATGCTataagtctctctctctctctctgggtGATATAAGCGTGTCTTATTTCGTAGAAAACTCAGAAAATGTATGTTTATATCTAAATATAAGAGTGTTTTTTCACAAACACCGGACGGTTGGAAAAGTTAGTTGCAAAGTATGACATGCTTCTCGAGGTAATCCCAAAGAATAGTCTAGACACGCAAATAGATCTTCCATTCTCTATATTTTGAATTTACAtccatttttgttgtttgacTTGACAAACATtctgaaaaaaacaaaaaaacaagaaCGTTCAAAAGGCATGTAAATGTCATCATCAGCACTCTCACCATCGATCCACGCCACGCCATCTTTCATGGTAATTTTGACTATTCGTGCTGTTTATCTTTTCAGTTTGCTTTTGTTTAGTgtaaccccaaaaaaaaaaaaaacaattgagGGTCTGTTTTTTGGGTGTAAAAGGttttctggaaaatattttcctgattttctattgtttggttggatttttgcTTTGGGAAAATTTTTTCCTAC contains:
- the LOC113760980 gene encoding cytochrome P450 89A2-like — translated: METYWFIIVVSLCISAILKSLLSLLSSSNNTQDKLPPGPYTIPVIGSFLWLRMSFADIEPVLQRLKAKYGPLISLRIGSRPSIFVASHSLAHRALVQNGAVFSDRPKSLPTAKIFNSNQHNISSARYGPTWRLLRRNLTSEILHPSRVQSYTRARRWVLGILFQRFLHQNHAADEPANMDRTVVGHFRYAMFCLLLLMCFGDKLTETKIQEVESLMRRALLSFGRYNILNFLPRLGKILFRSQWKELLKLREDQEKLLVPLIRARIEAKRQRRNDDDKEEEEEEVVAYVDTLAGLKLPDEKRELSEGEMVTLCSEFLNAGTDTTSTALQWIMANLVKYPAVQNKLYREIVEVVGPPPPLSLSLSSSSSSGDGLKETEEVKEEDLQKIPYLKAVVLEGLRRHPPGHFVLPHSVTEAVELEGYVVPKNATVNFMVAEMGWDPKVWESPMEFRPERFLEEKMAGDNSEGQLFDVTGSKEIKMMPFGAGRRVCPGSNLALLHLEYFVANLIWHFEWRAVDGDDVDLSEKQEFTVVMKNPLRANVSPRVKST